A region of the Deltaproteobacteria bacterium genome:
GCCCTTCGCCATGGCCGAGCGTGCCATGCTGCCGCGCGCCCTCGCTGTCCGCCATCCGCAGTTCGCCACACCGTGGAAAGCGATCTTGATCAATAGCATCGGTGTCGCGTTACTGATTCCGTTTTCTTTTCAAGAATTGATCGAAGTCGACATGTTTCTTTACGCCGCGGCGCTGATCATCGAATTCACCGCCCTCATCTGGCTGCGCATCAAGCAGCCGCAAATGGCCCGCCCGTATCGCATCCCATGCGGCATCGCCGGCGTGGTCGCCCTAAGCCTAGCGCCAATCTTGCTCTGCCTGATCAGCATCGGCTTCGCCAACGACGCCACGCGCTACGTGAGTCTAGGCGGCATCGCGGCCGGACTACTGGTCTACTACTGGCAAACGCGCGGCGTCGCCGCACCCGCTGTTCAAAAGATTTAATTTCTTGCGACGGAATCTAGCGGCGATCTTCCGCCAGCGGCGCCGTCAATCGGCAGCGCGGTGAAATGTCTTCGGCCGCGCCATAGTGCAAGTGCAGCAGCCCTTGGTCGCCGTCTGCGGGAGTCAAGACAAACAGATCGGAAAAAACATTTTCGCAAATCGTCGGCAAACGCGGTCCGCCGAGCGCCGCGATAATGTTGGTCACCGTAATATGGCCGATCACTAACACGTTTTCATCGCGGTGGCGGCGCACGGCGTCAGCCACGGCTTGGAAATGTTCCAGCGGCCGCTTGTCATCGATGGCCACGACTTCGGGAGTAATGCGCAGAATCGCCGCCAACGGCGTCGCGGTATCGCGGGTGCGCCGCCACTGCGTCGTGATAATCGCGGTGATACAGGCGTCGCGCAGGGTTACTGCTAACGCCTGAGCGCGCGCTTCGCCTTCACGCGTCAGCCCCGGATCGGCGCCGTCGCTGAAGCGCTCCGTATGGCGAACTACAAACACTTGGCGCGCCGAAGCGAGTTTTTCGTTGCGCGCAGCGTCCGGACGGGCGGCGCAGCCGATCATGCCAACGGCGACGCAATGAAAAAAAAATAGCCAGATGATTTTTGTCGCAGCCACGTTGACAACCTCCAACCTCACGCCCATTCCGTGCTCTTACCGCAGTTCGGACAAGCGCGCCATTCGACGTTGAGCGCGTAGCCGCACTTCGAACAAAGATGGCGCGACATGAGCCGCGCCGGCGGTGAGGATTTTTGCGGCGCTTCGGCCCAGTAGACGCCGGTGAACAGACTAGTCTTGCAGCCGCTCGCTACCGTCGCGCCCGAGTGGTCGATATAGGTAACCTCGTAATGGCGCTCGTTCTGCTCAAAAACCAGCCGCGGCCAAAGGGGTTCCAGGTAATCGAGACCACGCGCCCAAGCTGGGTTTCCACTTCGTCCTTGATGCGCTGTTTGTCGAGCAAATGCATGACCACGCGATAAGCGATGGCGGCCAAAAATAAATAGAACAGCAGGGACAGCTTCATTCCAATATTGTCTTACGTCGGCAACGGGCGGGCAAGCCGCGCCCATCACTGCTTGTAGATGCGGTTGATGAAGCCTTCCTTCTCCAACTCCAACACCAAACTGTCGTCGATCAAGTCGTCGACTTTCAGTTGGCTGCCGGGCTTGCGTGACACCGCGTCTTTCACCTGCACGTCCATGCCTTCGCGGTTGACCAGCGGCACCTGCTCGAAAAGTTTAGCGCTGCTCTGATAAGCGTCTTCAAGAAACGCTTCGTTGTTATGGCGCGTGAATTTCGCCATGATTTTTTTGCTCTCGTCCTTGCGCGTCTTATAGAAATGCACGCCGTCGATGAGCGCCATCATCAGCCGCTTGATGGCGTCGCGGTTCTGCCGCAGATAACTCTTCGACAACGTCGGGCACACATAAGGAAACGGAAAGCCCTTGGGAAAATCCGCCATGCTGATCAACACCCGATGGGGCATGCCTTGGGCGAGATGAATCGTTCCCGGCGGCGCCGGAAAAGCGATGATTCGCCCGGTGCGAAACGCTGCGGCTCGTTCGGTCGATCCTCCGACTTGCAGGATCGCAACGTCTTTATCCGGTTCTAATTTCAATTCTTTCAAGAACGCCCGCGCCGCGACGTCCGAGGAGCTGCCGACCCGGCTGATGCCGATCGCCTTGCCCTTGAGCTGCTGCGCCGAACGGATCGATTCGTGGACGACCAAATCGTAGGGCAGCGTGTTGATGAAACAACCGACGGCAACGACATTGGCGCCGCCCACCGCGGCGTTGGCCGTCGCCCCGCCGGAAATATTTCCCACGGTCACCGAGCCGGCCACCACCGCGGCGATGGTCGTAGTCGACGAAGGAATGAAGATCAGATCGGCATCAAGACCATATTTCTTGTACAACGACTTTTCCTTGGCGATGTACCAATTGGCATTGGGCGAATCCACCGAACTGAAGGCCAGAGATATCTGCTGCGCGACCGCGCCGTCGCTGAGAAAAAACATCGCCAGC
Encoded here:
- a CDS encoding histidine phosphatase family protein, with amino-acid sequence MGVRLEVVNVAATKIIWLFFFHCVAVGMIGCAARPDAARNEKLASARQVFVVRHTERFSDGADPGLTREGEARAQALAVTLRDACITAIITTQWRRTRDTATPLAAILRITPEVVAIDDKRPLEHFQAVADAVRRHRDENVLVIGHITVTNIIAALGGPRLPTICENVFSDLFVLTPADGDQGLLHLHYGAAEDISPRCRLTAPLAEDRR
- a CDS encoding ABC transporter substrate-binding protein gives rise to the protein MLRRIQLWRLLRYGWLAMFFLSDGAVAQQISLAFSSVDSPNANWYIAKEKSLYKKYGLDADLIFIPSSTTTIAAVVAGSVTVGNISGGATANAAVGGANVVAVGCFINTLPYDLVVHESIRSAQQLKGKAIGISRVGSSSDVAARAFLKELKLEPDKDVAILQVGGSTERAAAFRTGRIIAFPAPPGTIHLAQGMPHRVLISMADFPKGFPFPYVCPTLSKSYLRQNRDAIKRLMMALIDGVHFYKTRKDESKKIMAKFTRHNNEAFLEDAYQSSAKLFEQVPLVNREGMDVQVKDAVSRKPGSQLKVDDLIDDSLVLELEKEGFINRIYKQ